A genomic region of Lysinibacillus sp. 2017 contains the following coding sequences:
- the flgL gene encoding flagellar hook-associated protein FlgL has product MRVTQSMLSSNLLRNLNTSYTKMSKLQEQIESGSIISRPSDDPVVAVKGMGYRVDIDKIEQYQRNIGEVNTWIDTTDDALDQVGTSLIRVQELVTQAANDSNTDDERKKIEAEIDQIQQQIRDIANTKVGENYIFSGTNTNTPLYTDTKAGTMQTGTGLAETITINVFDGVTMQVNIEGEDFFSKIDTMMTDVSNALKKTDSSGQEIGDLLNRIQGQSNVVLEQRAVVGARQNRAELMANRLSMQEINVTKQMSNNEDTDYSKAITEMTTAESIHQASLSVGAKIIQQTLVDFIR; this is encoded by the coding sequence ATGCGCGTTACACAATCAATGCTATCGAGCAATTTGCTTCGAAACCTGAATACAAGCTACACCAAGATGAGTAAACTCCAAGAACAAATTGAATCAGGGAGCATTATTAGTCGCCCATCTGATGACCCAGTAGTCGCAGTAAAAGGAATGGGCTATCGCGTAGATATAGATAAAATCGAACAATATCAGCGTAATATTGGAGAAGTAAACACATGGATCGATACAACGGATGATGCATTAGATCAAGTTGGTACATCGTTAATTCGTGTGCAAGAATTAGTGACACAAGCAGCAAATGATTCGAATACGGATGATGAACGTAAAAAAATCGAAGCTGAAATTGATCAAATTCAACAACAAATCCGAGATATCGCTAATACGAAAGTCGGAGAAAACTATATTTTTTCAGGGACAAATACGAATACACCACTTTATACGGATACAAAAGCAGGTACTATGCAAACTGGTACAGGTTTGGCAGAAACAATTACAATTAATGTGTTTGACGGTGTAACAATGCAAGTAAATATCGAAGGAGAGGACTTTTTTTCAAAAATCGATACAATGATGACAGATGTATCGAATGCATTAAAAAAAACAGATTCTTCAGGCCAAGAAATTGGCGATTTACTTAATAGAATTCAAGGACAATCTAATGTAGTATTAGAACAACGTGCAGTTGTTGGTGCAAGACAAAATCGTGCAGAGTTAATGGCAAACCGCCTATCTATGCAGGAAATCAATGTAACAAAGCAGATGTCTAATAACGAAGACACAGATTACTCAAAAGCAATTACAGAAATGACAACAGCCGAATCAATCCACCAAGCCTCTCTTTCGGTTGGTGCTAAAATTATTCAACAGACTTTAGTAGATTTCATCCGTTAA
- the flgL gene encoding flagellar hook-associated protein FlgL translates to MRVTQSMLSSNMLRNLNNSYNKMAKYQNMLESGMKISRPSDDPVVAVKGMGYRVELDKNVQYQRNMDQAHSWLDSTDESLDQVGTVLIRVKELIVQAANDTNTKEEREKVLGEIKQLREHVQDLGNTKVGENYIFSGTKTGSPLFVNNPDLTIGGKILNETELGTLATSTATSPVAGQKSVEINVFDGITVQVNTDGMKLFNDIDGYLKGVEDLLNRHNTMTPDDEATGQEIGDLLGVSGSGSSATVQFLDGITEKVLEVRATVGARQNRLELMENRLSMQEINVTKQMSINEDTDYSKTITDMVTAESIHQAALSVGAKIIQQTLVDFIR, encoded by the coding sequence ATGCGCGTTACACAATCGATGTTATCAAGCAATATGCTTCGAAATTTAAATAATAGCTATAATAAAATGGCAAAATATCAAAATATGTTAGAGTCAGGGATGAAGATTTCTCGACCATCTGATGATCCAGTCGTAGCGGTAAAAGGCATGGGTTACCGAGTAGAGTTAGATAAAAATGTGCAGTATCAACGTAATATGGATCAAGCACATTCTTGGTTAGACTCAACAGATGAATCATTAGATCAAGTCGGCACTGTTCTTATTCGCGTAAAAGAATTAATCGTCCAAGCAGCGAATGATACGAACACTAAGGAAGAACGTGAAAAAGTACTTGGTGAAATTAAACAACTTCGTGAACATGTACAAGACTTAGGAAACACAAAAGTCGGAGAAAACTATATTTTTTCAGGTACGAAAACAGGAAGTCCATTATTCGTAAATAATCCAGACCTAACAATTGGTGGAAAAATACTGAATGAAACAGAATTGGGAACTTTAGCAACTTCTACAGCTACATCACCAGTAGCTGGTCAAAAGTCAGTAGAAATCAATGTTTTCGATGGAATAACAGTACAAGTAAATACGGATGGTATGAAATTATTCAATGATATTGATGGCTATTTAAAAGGTGTGGAAGACTTATTAAACCGTCATAATACAATGACACCAGACGATGAAGCAACGGGTCAAGAAATCGGTGACTTACTAGGTGTATCGGGAAGTGGTTCGTCGGCAACAGTACAATTTTTAGACGGTATTACTGAAAAAGTATTAGAAGTACGTGCTACAGTAGGTGCACGCCAAAACCGTCTTGAATTAATGGAAAATCGTTTATCGATGCAAGAAATCAACGTCACAAAGCAAATGTCTATTAATGAAGACACTGACTATTCGAAAACGATTACCGACATGGTAACAGCCGAATCCATCCACCAAGCAGCATTGTCTGTAGGAGCAAAAATTATTCAGCAAACTTTAGTAGATTTCATCCGTTAA
- a CDS encoding DUF6470 family protein has protein sequence MRFPQIQINTTDIKMDYTITKPFQRIEQPQANLNIEQPAATLEINTTNARLDINMDQMWRDLGMKPTGEFIKEYAQMGRQESLKGISRRVSEGEQMMNSAGKGQGRGTIQGIAKQNHGPHRVGPFNIKFIPSIGSVDVNITPGTTDVNITRNAPKIDVQVNKPRMDFTYGKVSGKMIVRPDVEIDVRG, from the coding sequence ATGCGATTCCCGCAAATACAAATTAATACAACCGATATAAAAATGGACTATACGATTACTAAGCCATTTCAGCGTATCGAACAGCCACAAGCTAACTTAAATATTGAACAACCAGCAGCAACGCTAGAAATTAATACGACAAATGCACGACTTGATATTAACATGGACCAAATGTGGCGTGATTTAGGTATGAAGCCAACAGGTGAATTTATTAAAGAATATGCACAAATGGGACGACAAGAATCACTAAAAGGGATTTCTCGTCGTGTAAGTGAAGGCGAACAAATGATGAATAGTGCTGGTAAAGGTCAAGGCCGAGGAACGATTCAAGGAATTGCCAAGCAAAACCATGGCCCGCATCGTGTAGGTCCATTCAATATTAAATTTATCCCATCGATTGGCTCGGTTGATGTCAACATTACACCAGGTACAACAGATGTGAACATTACGCGCAATGCACCGAAAATTGACGTTCAAGTGAACAAACCGAGAATGGACTTCACTTACGGTAAAGTAAGTGGCAAAATGATTGTAAGGCCAGATGTTGAGATTGATGTACGCGGCTAA